One stretch of Prunus persica cultivar Lovell chromosome G1, Prunus_persica_NCBIv2, whole genome shotgun sequence DNA includes these proteins:
- the LOC18788543 gene encoding transmembrane protein 50 homolog produces MDVSELWAIFGPGVAGAVFGAGWWFWVDAVVCSSVKVSFVHYLPGIFASLAALMFNCVKKEDIDYSPYEESEWRLKLWLFIAYVVAFVSLAASVGLLIQDSLVTTGPPVWTGVAGVLQSVFVLISGLIYWTAHPE; encoded by the exons ATGGATGTGTCGGAGCTTTGGGCGATCTTCGGGCCAGGCGTAGCCGGAGCCGTGTTCGGAGCCGGTTGGTGGTTCTGGGTCGACGCCGTCGTTTGCAGCTCCGTCAAGGTCTCCTTCGTCCACTACCTCCCTG GCATATTTGCATCTTTGGCGGCGTTGATGTTCAATTGCGTTAAAAAGGAAGACATTGATTACTCTCCGTACGAAGAGAGCGAGTGGAG GTTGAAGCTTTGGCTGTTCATTGCCTATGTTGTAGCCTTTGTATCTCTAGCGGCATCGGTGGGTTTGCTAATACAGGATTCACTTGTGACAACTGGTCCTCCAGTGTGGACAGGAGTTGCTGGTGTCTTGCAATCAGTTTTTGTGTTGATCAG TGGGCTAATTTATTGGACTGCTCACCCGGAGTAA